In Candidatus Nealsonbacteria bacterium, one DNA window encodes the following:
- the lexA gene encoding transcriptional repressor LexA gives MSKLTKKQKLVFDFINTYISENGISPTIEEIRKELKLKAVSTIHEHINSLEVKGYISKSENSARSLSLIKEIKSVVEIPILGNIAAGQPIEAIENREDFISLVDPSIQNSKDYYALRVVGESMVDEGIFDGDIVVIKKQSVAENGQTVVAIIDDNEATLKKLYKEKSRFRLEPRNQSMLPFYRKEVEVRGVVVQVIRNIQSEEEYKPKQKTKHSFNTIDLFAGVGGIRLGFENAGFKTVFANDFEPQCKDTYDLNFKDSKLIVEDIRKIGIDDLPKFDFLLGGFPCQAFSIAGYRHGFKDKKDRGNLFFDIARIIEARKPEGFLLENVKNLKSHDSGKTFEVIEKTLEDLGYYVKSKVLNTMEYGNVPQNRERIYIVGFKNKNYFENFEFPKPVKLTKKVTDLLEKNVPEKYYYNDKPLYKRLKDSVKEEGKVYQWRRQYVRENKSGVCPTLTANMGTGGHNVPIIKDKKGIRKLTPLDCFRLQGFPKDY, from the coding sequence ATGTCTAAACTTACAAAAAAACAAAAACTGGTTTTTGATTTTATAAATACATACATTTCTGAAAATGGTATTTCTCCAACGATTGAAGAGATAAGGAAAGAGCTAAAACTCAAAGCAGTTTCCACCATTCATGAACATATCAATTCCCTAGAAGTAAAGGGGTATATTTCAAAGTCCGAAAATTCTGCAAGAAGCCTATCGCTAATAAAAGAAATTAAATCCGTTGTTGAAATTCCGATTTTAGGAAATATTGCGGCAGGACAGCCTATCGAGGCAATAGAAAACCGAGAAGATTTTATTTCTCTTGTTGATCCTAGTATACAAAATTCTAAAGATTATTATGCTTTGCGAGTTGTCGGAGAAAGCATGGTTGACGAGGGTATTTTTGACGGAGATATTGTTGTGATAAAAAAACAATCTGTTGCAGAAAATGGACAAACAGTTGTTGCAATTATTGATGACAATGAAGCAACACTCAAAAAATTGTATAAAGAAAAATCAAGATTTAGGCTTGAACCAAGAAATCAATCAATGCTTCCATTTTATAGAAAAGAGGTTGAAGTTCGGGGTGTTGTTGTTCAAGTAATTAGAAATATACAGTCCGAAGAAGAATACAAGCCGAAACAAAAAACGAAACATAGTTTTAATACGATAGACTTATTTGCAGGTGTAGGGGGGATAAGGCTTGGTTTTGAAAATGCTGGATTCAAAACAGTTTTTGCTAATGACTTTGAACCACAATGCAAAGATACATACGATCTTAATTTTAAAGATTCAAAGTTGATAGTTGAGGATATAAGAAAAATTGGAATTGATGATTTACCCAAATTTGATTTTCTTTTAGGGGGCTTTCCTTGCCAAGCTTTTTCGATAGCTGGCTATAGACACGGCTTTAAAGATAAAAAAGATAGAGGAAATTTATTTTTTGATATTGCAAGAATTATTGAGGCGCGAAAGCCAGAAGGCTTTTTGCTTGAAAATGTAAAAAACTTAAAGAGCCATGATTCAGGGAAAACCTTTGAGGTTATAGAAAAAACTCTTGAAGACCTTGGATATTATGTCAAATCGAAAGTCTTAAATACTATGGAATATGGTAATGTTCCTCAAAATCGAGAGCGTATCTATATTGTAGGATTCAAAAATAAAAATTATTTTGAGAATTTTGAATTTCCAAAACCAGTAAAACTAACAAAGAAAGTAACAGATCTATTGGAGAAAAATGTACCTGAAAAATATTACTATAATGATAAGCCTCTATATAAAAGATTAAAAGACTCTGTGAAGGAAGAGGGTAAGGTATATCAATGGCGTAGGCAATATGTTCGAGAAAATAAAAGTGGTGTTTGTCCAACACTAACAGCGAACATGGGAACAGGCGGACATAATGTGCCAATCATAAAGGATAAAAAAGGTATTAGAAAATTGACTCCGTTAGACTGCTTTAGACTTCAGGGTTTCCCGAAAGACTACAT